From a single Rutidosis leptorrhynchoides isolate AG116_Rl617_1_P2 chromosome 5, CSIRO_AGI_Rlap_v1, whole genome shotgun sequence genomic region:
- the LOC139849459 gene encoding uncharacterized protein, whose amino-acid sequence MYSLHNLLKCFELASGLKVNFQKSFIYGIGVKDEELGSIANNFGCKIGKFPFTYLGIPIGSKMKKLKDWEVVIDKIKSRLSYWKVRTLSFGGREDASMAWAFPFQVLCAKPFGTDLQQSFGQKTGWETQYGLGTTNFKWLRDPKGRTRSDLLALEDLIAGYRFDINNGDEWRWSLASNGSCVTGPRGASHKVAIDLVSKKLEVLAWRVRKKRIPVREKLDKRGIDLQSVRCPLCDEDIETVDHSIIFCPHALEVWNRVFGWWGFGDFTNFSINEVISGFASGHTPPLGRKI is encoded by the exons ATGTATAGTCTTCATAATCTTCTTAAATGTTTTGAACTCGCATCCGGTTTGAAAGTGAATTTCCAAAAGAGTTTTATTTATGGTATTGGAGTTAAAGATGAAGAACTTGGGTCGATTGCTAATAATTTTGGTTGTAAGATCGGGAAATTTCCTTTTACTTATCTTGGGATCCCAATCGGCTCCAAGATGAAAAAGCTAAAGGATTGGGAGGTTGTGATTGATAAAATTAAATCGAGGTTGTCATATTGGAAAGTGAGAACGTTGTCATTTGGTGGAAGG GAAGATGCCTCGATGGCTTGGGCATTCCCTTTTCAGGTTCTATGTGCAAAACCGTTTGGAACGGATCTTCAACAGAGTTTTGGTCAGAAAACTGGTTGGGAGACA CAATACGGGTTGGGTACCACTAATTTTAAGTGGCTAAGGGATCCTAAAGGACGCACAAGATCAGATTTATTAGCTCTTGAAGACTTGATAGCTGGGTACAGGTTCGACATCAACAACGGCGATGAATGGCGGTGGTCACTTGCTTCTAACGGGAG TTGTGTCACGGGACCCCGCGGGGCTTCACATAAAGTCGCCATTGACCTAGTGTCGAAAAAATTGGAGGTTCTTGCTTGGAGGGTTCGAAAAAAGAGGATACCGGTTAGGGAGAAACTTGACAAAAGGGGTATTGACTTGCAGTCCGTTAGGTGTCCCTTGTGTGACGAGGACATCGAAACGGTTGACCACTCTATCATCTTTTGTCCTCACGCTCTCGAGGTTTGGAATCGGGTATTCGGGTGGTGGGGATTTGGCGATTTCACAAACTTTAGCATCAATGAAGTCATCTCAGGTTTCGCTTCGGGTCATACGCCTCCACTTGGTAGGAAAATTTGA